A part of Parvimonas micra genomic DNA contains:
- the radA gene encoding DNA repair protein RadA produces MKTKKKYICSNCKKESLGWQGKCSFCGSWGTIEEIEVSDVKSPTDKIVAKGKVEKLKNVNINENDRFITGIDELNRVLGGGIVRDSVNILTARPGCGKSTLLLQLALDFASKNVKSIYISAEESSSQIKSRANRIVKEIPENIWIQSTQSMDEALNSIEEVDAEVVILDSIQTVMLSSIPSRAGSPTQTVECINELVRVAKNAKKPRTIFIVCHMTKQDEMAGLRTLEHMVDSVLLLEGESDESLRTLTSTKNRFGRTGEIGLFKMEEYGLLEIKNPSEFFVTQREKDICGSVLSVVKEGSRMLVVEVESLVSQSFTSYPARIGDSLKKDQLNTLLSILEERAGFNLYNKNVILKTTGGLKISEQSVNLAVIISVASSILNKSVPRDNVFIAEVGLTGELKKVPNLSERLTELDRMGYKKVYTSNEVVDIKNLKTLKVEKSKTLKEVIDKVFRNV; encoded by the coding sequence ATGAAAACAAAGAAAAAATATATATGTTCAAATTGCAAGAAAGAGTCATTGGGTTGGCAAGGAAAATGTAGTTTCTGCGGTAGTTGGGGAACGATAGAAGAAATTGAAGTTTCCGACGTTAAAAGTCCAACCGACAAAATTGTTGCAAAGGGAAAAGTTGAGAAGTTAAAAAATGTAAATATAAATGAAAATGATAGATTTATAACTGGAATTGATGAGTTAAATCGTGTTTTAGGTGGTGGAATTGTAAGAGATAGTGTAAATATTTTGACTGCAAGACCCGGCTGCGGGAAAAGCACATTGCTTTTACAACTTGCACTTGACTTTGCAAGTAAAAATGTAAAATCTATTTATATTTCTGCAGAAGAAAGCTCCTCACAGATAAAGTCAAGAGCAAATAGAATTGTAAAAGAAATTCCAGAAAATATTTGGATACAATCAACACAAAGTATGGACGAGGCTTTGAATTCAATCGAAGAAGTTGATGCTGAAGTTGTTATTTTAGATAGTATTCAAACTGTTATGTTAAGTTCAATTCCGTCAAGGGCAGGTTCTCCAACACAGACTGTCGAATGTATAAATGAATTAGTTAGAGTTGCAAAAAATGCTAAAAAGCCGAGGACAATTTTTATAGTTTGCCATATGACAAAGCAAGATGAAATGGCAGGACTTAGGACCTTGGAGCATATGGTAGATTCTGTTTTGCTTCTGGAGGGAGAGTCTGACGAAAGTTTAAGAACTCTTACAAGTACAAAAAATAGATTTGGAAGAACTGGTGAAATCGGACTTTTTAAAATGGAAGAGTATGGACTTTTGGAAATTAAAAATCCATCAGAATTTTTTGTAACTCAAAGAGAAAAGGACATTTGTGGAAGTGTATTATCCGTTGTAAAAGAGGGAAGCAGAATGTTAGTTGTTGAAGTTGAAAGTCTGGTTTCTCAATCTTTTACAAGCTATCCTGCGAGAATTGGAGATAGTCTTAAAAAAGATCAATTAAATACATTGCTTTCTATTTTAGAAGAAAGAGCTGGATTTAATTTATACAATAAAAATGTAATTTTAAAAACTACAGGGGGATTAAAAATTTCGGAGCAATCTGTAAATTTAGCTGTAATTATTTCCGTTGCATCTTCAATTTTAAACAAATCAGTTCCAAGAGATAATGTATTTATTGCAGAAGTTGGACTTACAGGAGAACTAAAAAAAGTTCCGAATTTAAGCGAAAGATTAACGGAACTTGACAGAATGGGCTATAAAAAGGTCTATACTTCAAATGAAGTTGTGGATATAAAGAATTTAAAAACTTTAAAAGTAGAAAAATCTAAAACTCTAAAAGAAGTTATTGACAAAGTTTTTAGAAATGTTTAA
- a CDS encoding ABC transporter ATP-binding protein, giving the protein MAFVEFKNVYKKYNEGKSSEIVANRDVSFEIEHGEFCIIVGPSGAGKSTILNILGGMDDATSGEIFIDGKDICKFNKRQLNDYRRYDVGFVFQFYNLISNLTVLENVELAGQIVKESLNPAGVLESVELSHRLKNFPSQLSGGEQQRVAIARALCKNPKLLLCDEPTGALDYHTGKRILELLHQRCKSTNTTVILITHNQAIAPMADRVIEINDSTVKNVILNKNPKNIKEIEW; this is encoded by the coding sequence ATGGCTTTTGTCGAATTTAAAAATGTTTATAAAAAATATAATGAAGGAAAGAGTTCAGAGATTGTTGCAAATAGAGATGTTTCTTTTGAAATAGAACATGGAGAATTTTGTATTATCGTTGGACCTTCCGGTGCAGGAAAATCCACAATCCTTAATATTTTAGGGGGAATGGACGATGCAACAAGTGGAGAAATTTTTATAGACGGAAAAGATATTTGTAAATTTAATAAAAGACAACTTAACGACTATAGAAGATATGATGTAGGTTTTGTTTTTCAATTCTATAATTTAATTTCTAATTTAACAGTTTTGGAAAATGTTGAACTTGCAGGGCAAATCGTAAAGGAAAGTTTAAATCCGGCAGGGGTTTTGGAATCTGTTGAATTATCTCACAGGCTGAAAAATTTTCCAAGTCAATTATCCGGAGGGGAACAACAGAGAGTTGCAATAGCCAGAGCACTATGTAAAAATCCTAAACTGCTTTTATGTGACGAGCCTACAGGAGCTTTAGATTACCATACCGGAAAGAGGATTTTAGAACTTTTGCACCAAAGATGTAAAAGTACAAATACAACTGTAATTTTAATAACTCACAATCAGGCAATAGCGCCAATGGCAGACAGAGTTATTGAAATTAACGATAGTACTGTAAAAAATGTGATATTAAATAAAAACCCGAAGAACATAAAGGAAATTGAGTGGTAG
- a CDS encoding YczE/YyaS/YitT family protein, giving the protein MKKDKLFIRIAMSIIGMIILGIGVFFTIKVNLGVDPASTVDLGMSKQLGLSYGTCAVIFNIVFLTIIFFVDKKYINISSILAIFIIGYTVEAMNLIFGWINLQDLDLIYRVIICIVGTFIIAIGVTVYIFADLGVGATDGISELISNKTNFSYRTVRVISDFLLVIIGYLMGGVVGIGTLIITFFAGPFIQFTRKLLTPFLEKILGKELVDSVNKDEEKFEKEVIA; this is encoded by the coding sequence ATGAAAAAAGATAAATTATTTATTAGGATTGCTATGTCCATAATCGGAATGATTATTTTGGGAATAGGGGTATTTTTTACAATTAAAGTTAATTTGGGAGTTGACCCTGCAAGTACAGTTGATCTTGGAATGTCAAAACAATTAGGATTAAGTTATGGAACTTGTGCAGTAATTTTCAATATAGTATTTTTAACTATAATATTTTTTGTGGATAAAAAGTATATAAATATATCATCAATTTTAGCTATTTTTATAATAGGTTATACAGTTGAAGCTATGAATTTGATTTTTGGTTGGATTAATTTACAAGATTTAGATTTAATTTATAGAGTCATAATTTGTATTGTAGGAACTTTTATTATAGCTATCGGTGTTACAGTTTATATTTTTGCAGATTTGGGAGTTGGAGCAACTGACGGAATTTCTGAATTAATAAGTAATAAGACAAACTTTTCTTACAGGACTGTAAGAGTTATTTCCGATTTTTTACTCGTTATTATCGGATATTTAATGGGTGGAGTTGTTGGAATTGGAACTTTGATTATTACATTTTTTGCAGGACCTTTTATTCAATTTACAAGAAAATTACTTACTCCTTTTCTTGAAAAAATATTGGGAAAAGAATTGGTTGATAGTGTAAACAAAGATGAAGAAAAATTTGAAAAAGAAGTTATTGCTTAA
- a CDS encoding NAD(P)-dependent malic enzyme: MDVYEKALLLHEQWQGKLSTELKAKLENAEDLTYAYTPGVARPCMEISKDPSLAYKYTSKANTIAVISDGTAVLGLGDIGPEAAMPVMEGKCCLFKKFGGVNAVPIVLDTKDPKEIISIVKALAPTFGGINLEDISSPRCVEIERTLIDELDIPVFHDDQHGTAIVVTAALINALKLVKKEAKDIKVVVSGAGAAGYSIIKLIMMLGVENVIAFDSKGAINKKHSENYNFVKKELAEITNKEQKDMTMKEAFVGADVFIGVSQKDLVTKEMVASMNKDAIVFAMANPQPEILYADAKEAGARIAATGRSDMPNQINNVVAFPGIFKGALQAKAKKITDEMKLAAAYGLASMIPDDKIREDYIIVSAFEENVADTVAKAVAEKVK; the protein is encoded by the coding sequence ATGGATGTTTACGAGAAAGCCTTGTTGCTTCATGAACAATGGCAAGGAAAATTATCAACAGAATTAAAAGCAAAATTGGAAAATGCTGAAGATTTAACTTATGCATATACTCCAGGTGTTGCAAGACCTTGTATGGAAATAAGCAAAGACCCTTCTTTAGCTTATAAATATACAAGTAAAGCTAATACTATTGCTGTTATTTCTGATGGAACTGCTGTTTTAGGTCTTGGAGATATTGGTCCTGAAGCCGCTATGCCTGTTATGGAAGGAAAATGCTGTTTATTTAAAAAATTTGGTGGAGTTAATGCTGTTCCTATAGTTTTAGATACAAAAGACCCTAAGGAAATTATTTCAATTGTAAAAGCTCTTGCTCCTACATTTGGTGGGATTAATCTTGAAGATATTTCTTCTCCAAGATGTGTTGAAATTGAAAGAACATTAATAGATGAACTTGACATTCCTGTATTCCACGATGACCAACATGGTACTGCAATAGTTGTTACAGCAGCATTAATTAATGCATTAAAATTGGTTAAAAAAGAAGCTAAAGATATTAAAGTTGTTGTTTCAGGAGCTGGTGCTGCCGGATATTCAATCATTAAATTAATTATGATGTTGGGTGTTGAAAATGTAATTGCATTCGATTCAAAAGGTGCAATTAATAAAAAACATTCAGAAAATTATAATTTTGTAAAGAAAGAATTAGCAGAAATTACAAATAAAGAACAAAAAGATATGACTATGAAAGAAGCATTTGTTGGTGCTGACGTATTCATTGGTGTAAGTCAAAAAGATTTAGTTACTAAAGAAATGGTCGCTTCAATGAATAAAGATGCGATTGTATTTGCAATGGCAAATCCTCAACCTGAAATTCTTTATGCAGATGCAAAAGAAGCTGGAGCAAGAATTGCTGCAACAGGCAGATCAGATATGCCTAACCAAATTAACAATGTAGTTGCTTTCCCTGGAATTTTTAAAGGTGCTTTACAAGCAAAGGCTAAGAAAATTACTGATGAAATGAAATTAGCTGCAGCATACGGACTTGCAAGTATGATTCCTGATGACAAAATTAGAGAAGATTATATTATTGTTTCAGCTTTTGAAGAAAATGTAGCTGATACAGTTGCAAAAGCAGTTGCAGAAAAAGTTAAATAG
- a CDS encoding M20 metallopeptidase family protein, whose amino-acid sequence MDILKLVKEKEEKVIKIRRDLHQIPELELELPKTMEYISKVLDEIGVNYKKLLNGNAIVVQIDGEQKGKCIAIRADSDALPVVEETGLSFASTNGNMHACGHDGHTAMALGACMILNENRDKLKGTVKIFFQPGEETPGGALPMIEEGCMENPKVDAVIGLHEGCLIPIEYGKIGVKSGAIMASADIFEIYVKGKSSHAATPHLSVDPIVVSSEIVLGLQKIISREINPISNAVLTIGIIRGGTAHNVIPESVYIKGTVRTLDEKVREFIAKRIEEIADGIAKAYNCKAETIYHFMYPVVMNDEKFTEFFIENTKEILGEDSVEIIKNPSMGGEDVAYFLQRAKGTYFMLSNPKIYDGDKIYPHHHSKFDVEESLFYKGMCAVLGTVFKYLS is encoded by the coding sequence ATGGATATTTTAAAGCTGGTTAAAGAAAAAGAAGAAAAAGTTATAAAGATAAGACGCGATTTACATCAAATTCCGGAACTGGAGTTGGAACTTCCGAAAACTATGGAATATATTTCAAAAGTTTTAGATGAAATTGGTGTAAATTATAAAAAATTATTAAATGGAAATGCAATTGTCGTTCAAATTGACGGAGAACAAAAGGGCAAATGTATTGCGATAAGAGCCGATAGTGATGCACTTCCTGTCGTTGAAGAAACAGGACTTTCTTTTGCTTCCACAAACGGAAATATGCATGCTTGTGGACATGACGGACATACTGCTATGGCACTTGGAGCTTGTATGATATTAAATGAAAATAGAGATAAACTTAAAGGAACAGTTAAAATATTTTTCCAACCCGGAGAGGAAACACCGGGAGGGGCTTTACCTATGATTGAAGAGGGCTGTATGGAAAATCCAAAAGTCGATGCAGTAATTGGACTTCATGAAGGGTGCTTAATTCCTATTGAATATGGAAAAATAGGAGTAAAATCAGGAGCAATAATGGCATCAGCGGATATTTTTGAAATCTATGTAAAAGGAAAATCTTCACATGCTGCAACACCTCATCTCTCAGTAGATCCGATTGTTGTTTCATCAGAAATCGTACTTGGACTTCAAAAGATAATTTCAAGAGAAATAAATCCTATTTCAAATGCAGTTTTGACTATTGGAATAATTAGAGGAGGAACTGCTCATAATGTAATCCCTGAATCTGTTTACATCAAGGGAACAGTTAGAACTTTAGACGAAAAAGTTAGAGAATTTATTGCAAAGCGAATTGAAGAAATTGCAGATGGAATTGCAAAAGCTTATAATTGTAAGGCGGAAACAATTTATCACTTTATGTATCCGGTAGTTATGAATGATGAAAAATTTACTGAATTTTTTATAGAAAATACAAAAGAAATTTTAGGAGAGGATTCAGTTGAAATTATAAAAAATCCGAGCATGGGTGGAGAAGATGTTGCTTATTTCCTACAAAGAGCAAAAGGAACTTACTTTATGCTTTCAAATCCGAAAATTTATGATGGAGATAAAATATATCCGCATCATCATAGTAAATTTGATGTTGAAGAAAGTTTATTTTACAAAGGAATGTGTGCAGTTTTGGGAACTGTTTTTAAATATTTAAGCTAG
- a CDS encoding DUF6648 family protein produces MNIPTKQLEIFFKRRNELIKELSIRKIDKLSFLEKNYELIQNLNMKPLLNISSLEEGMYNYQYYNILAKFFKQKSILYSNNKKKQKKYNENLMKSNNYYAEKDKYLLKMIDFLDEKTTESYFIDMNSKRLNNSLFEIVVKDVDFAIFHSMNIEILQKLKEKNIFIDEIRISKINDYVNTNI; encoded by the coding sequence ATGAATATACCAACAAAACAACTTGAGATTTTTTTCAAAAGAAGAAATGAGTTAATTAAAGAACTTTCGATAAGAAAAATCGACAAATTATCTTTTTTAGAAAAAAATTATGAATTGATACAAAATTTAAATATGAAACCACTTTTAAATATATCATCGCTGGAAGAAGGGATGTATAATTACCAATACTACAATATTTTAGCGAAATTTTTTAAACAAAAATCAATTTTGTATTCAAATAACAAGAAAAAACAAAAAAAATATAATGAAAATCTTATGAAATCTAATAATTATTATGCAGAAAAAGATAAATATCTTTTAAAGATGATTGACTTCTTAGATGAAAAAACTACAGAATCCTATTTTATAGATATGAATTCAAAAAGACTTAACAATTCTCTTTTTGAAATTGTTGTGAAAGATGTTGATTTTGCAATTTTTCATTCTATGAATATTGAAATTTTACAGAAATTAAAAGAAAAGAATATATTTATTGATGAGATTAGAATTTCAAAGATTAATGACTATGTTAATACAAATATTTAA
- a CDS encoding YbaB/EbfC family nucleoid-associated protein — protein MAKGGFPKFGGGMNMGNMMKQMQKMQRELENTQKMLDEEEVSATSGGGAVEVTVNGKKEVLSIKLDPEVVDPDDIEMLQDLIMTAINEANRKAQEKHDSEINKITGGINIPGL, from the coding sequence ATGGCTAAAGGCGGTTTCCCTAAATTCGGTGGCGGAATGAATATGGGTAATATGATGAAACAAATGCAAAAAATGCAAAGAGAACTTGAAAATACACAAAAAATGTTGGACGAAGAAGAAGTTTCTGCAACTTCAGGCGGTGGCGCAGTTGAAGTAACTGTTAATGGTAAAAAAGAAGTTTTAAGTATTAAACTAGATCCTGAAGTTGTTGATCCTGATGATATAGAAATGTTACAAGATTTAATTATGACAGCTATAAATGAAGCGAATAGAAAAGCTCAAGAAAAACATGATTCAGAAATTAATAAAATAACAGGCGGAATTAATATTCCGGGATTATAA
- a CDS encoding AzlD domain-containing protein: MDKYYYYIIGTLVAAAVTIIPKVLPLFFLRGKTFNKKLMTFFKIVPFTSMTVLILREVLVAESSAKLMYIITIAVASTVSYITRNMILTVFASILTTFLYMNFLI; this comes from the coding sequence ATGGACAAATATTACTACTACATAATCGGTACATTGGTTGCCGCTGCTGTAACAATAATCCCGAAAGTTCTTCCTTTATTCTTTCTTAGAGGAAAAACTTTTAATAAAAAACTAATGACTTTCTTTAAAATCGTGCCTTTTACTTCAATGACTGTGCTGATTTTAAGAGAAGTCTTGGTTGCAGAATCATCTGCAAAACTAATGTATATAATTACAATCGCAGTTGCGTCAACAGTTTCATATATAACTAGAAATATGATACTGACTGTATTTGCATCAATACTTACAACATTTTTATATATGAATTTTCTTATATAA
- a CDS encoding serpin family protein has product MKKLLKIIFLLFISIPLVSCTKTEKLFPEDREKLLFDASQTNKTNKVNLDIFTTLLKEKKTDENFVLSPLSIQRCLDLISLCTDDRKDLPLFEFYDKAHLQNLKFKNTKLANLILINLENIKGETKNLEYSNIKTVKSAKEGTKVYQKFQKSNLDEVLDKNSLGNDFVATFIDTVNYEVKWKHPFDEKKTEKRDFTKSDGTKIQVDTMYNHFENVRATSNDDVDIFSISSNGSTIYFLKYKDNKILSTEQLLDFINSFKESSERYDVNFYLPKIDIKSQVDFKALFQKIGFGKMLNTFELEKLLPDMKLVVSDAKQTSTLKMDEKGAKAKSVTKTEVKEISMPKKNENIDIKMNGPFYIIIEDHDENSKANLITFTAHIADPSR; this is encoded by the coding sequence ATGAAAAAACTATTAAAAATTATTTTTTTACTATTCATTTCAATTCCTTTAGTATCTTGTACGAAGACAGAGAAATTATTTCCCGAAGATAGAGAGAAGTTGCTATTTGATGCATCTCAAACAAATAAGACAAATAAAGTAAATTTGGATATTTTTACTACTTTGCTGAAAGAGAAAAAAACTGATGAAAATTTTGTTCTATCTCCTCTATCAATACAAAGATGTTTGGATTTAATCTCTCTTTGTACAGATGATAGGAAAGATTTACCGCTTTTTGAATTTTACGATAAAGCTCATCTTCAAAATCTAAAATTTAAAAATACAAAGTTGGCAAATTTAATTTTAATAAATTTAGAAAATATCAAAGGCGAAACTAAAAATCTTGAATATAGTAATATTAAGACCGTTAAATCAGCAAAAGAAGGAACAAAAGTTTATCAAAAATTTCAAAAATCCAATTTAGATGAAGTTTTGGATAAAAACAGTTTAGGAAATGATTTTGTAGCGACCTTTATCGACACAGTAAATTATGAAGTAAAATGGAAACATCCATTTGATGAAAAAAAGACAGAAAAACGAGATTTTACAAAATCGGACGGCACAAAAATTCAAGTAGATACAATGTATAATCATTTCGAAAATGTACGAGCAACTTCAAATGATGATGTAGATATTTTTTCAATCAGCTCAAATGGTTCAACTATTTATTTTTTAAAGTATAAAGATAATAAAATTTTATCTACAGAGCAATTACTTGATTTTATAAATTCGTTTAAAGAAAGTAGCGAAAGATATGATGTAAATTTCTATTTACCAAAGATAGATATTAAATCACAAGTTGATTTTAAAGCTCTATTTCAAAAGATTGGATTTGGTAAAATGCTAAATACTTTTGAATTAGAAAAATTATTGCCTGATATGAAACTTGTAGTAAGTGATGCGAAACAAACTTCTACACTAAAAATGGATGAAAAAGGTGCAAAAGCTAAATCAGTAACTAAAACAGAAGTTAAAGAAATAAGTATGCCGAAAAAAAACGAGAATATTGATATAAAAATGAATGGCCCTTTCTACATCATTATAGAAGACCATGACGAAAACAGTAAGGCAAATTTAATTACTTTTACAGCACATATTGCAGATCCTAGTAGATGA
- the recR gene encoding recombination mediator RecR, with protein MNNYTKSIDEVIHYLSKLPSIGRKSATKMALKILEMDDDFTIEFAKSLINMKKNTHHCKICGNLTEDEICNICADEKRDKSIITVVEDMQGVISLEKTKVYKGTYHILNGLVTPREGITLDDLNVDSLLERIEKDNVKEVIFAISQTIDGELTELYIVDLLKNFKDLKISKIANGIPVGRSIDSYDELTFLKALEDRREIEY; from the coding sequence ATGAATAATTATACTAAATCTATAGATGAAGTTATTCACTACCTGTCAAAACTTCCCTCTATTGGAAGAAAGTCTGCAACAAAAATGGCTTTGAAAATTTTAGAAATGGATGATGATTTTACAATTGAATTTGCTAAAAGTCTTATAAATATGAAAAAAAATACTCATCATTGTAAAATTTGTGGAAATTTAACGGAAGATGAAATTTGTAATATTTGCGCGGATGAAAAAAGAGATAAGTCAATTATAACCGTTGTTGAGGATATGCAAGGTGTTATAAGTTTAGAAAAAACTAAAGTTTATAAAGGTACTTATCATATTTTAAATGGTCTTGTTACTCCAAGAGAAGGAATAACTTTAGATGACCTAAATGTAGATTCACTTTTAGAAAGAATTGAGAAAGATAATGTAAAAGAAGTTATATTCGCTATTAGTCAAACTATTGATGGCGAATTGACTGAACTTTATATTGTCGATTTACTAAAAAATTTCAAAGACCTAAAAATTTCAAAAATTGCTAATGGAATTCCGGTAGGTAGAAGTATAGACAGCTATGATGAATTAACATTTTTAAAAGCATTAGAGGATAGGAGAGAAATAGAATATTAG
- a CDS encoding AzlC family ABC transporter permease — protein sequence MKSTKNNFISGVRHSIPIWIGYIPSAITLGILCNTNSLGLLHAFLSSFVLYSGAAQFMLVGFLTSSVPLVGIAVSVFLLNTRLFLMSATLGATVDKVNHKAFPIVGWLLTDESFSILSFNKEKVNTSFTLGVQIPPYFIWGIFTIVGYFLGDFLPQNLKVAFSVGLLGLFVALLVPNVKKHLVTVRVVIVTAVIYAVIYYTKVFPLGWDIVFSIILSSIAGIFLIGNETLEDKEEIKE from the coding sequence ATGAAATCGACAAAGAACAATTTTATTTCAGGTGTTCGACATTCAATTCCTATATGGATAGGTTATATCCCATCAGCAATTACTTTGGGAATTCTATGTAATACTAATTCACTAGGTTTGTTACATGCTTTTTTAAGTTCTTTTGTTTTATATTCTGGGGCTGCCCAATTTATGTTAGTAGGTTTTTTAACCTCAAGTGTTCCACTTGTTGGAATTGCAGTTTCCGTATTTTTATTAAACACCAGACTGTTCCTTATGTCCGCCACACTTGGGGCGACTGTAGATAAGGTAAATCATAAAGCATTCCCTATAGTAGGATGGTTATTAACAGATGAAAGTTTTTCTATACTTTCATTTAATAAAGAAAAAGTAAATACATCATTTACACTTGGAGTACAAATTCCACCATATTTTATTTGGGGAATTTTTACAATAGTAGGTTACTTTTTGGGAGATTTTTTACCACAAAATTTAAAGGTTGCTTTTAGTGTCGGTCTTCTTGGACTTTTTGTAGCGTTACTTGTTCCAAATGTAAAAAAGCATTTAGTAACTGTGAGAGTTGTCATCGTAACAGCAGTAATATATGCTGTTATCTATTACACAAAAGTATTTCCACTAGGTTGGGATATAGTTTTTTCAATAATACTTTCTTCAATAGCAGGCATATTCTTAATTGGAAATGAAACTTTAGAAGATAAAGAAGAAATAAAAGAATAA
- the dnaX gene encoding DNA polymerase III subunit gamma/tau, producing the protein MILKQAIYREFRPKDFTRVVGQAHIVEILKNQIRTGNLGHAYLFSGIRGTGKTSCAKIFARAVNCLNPIDGNPCNECENCKMILEDKALEVVEMDAASNRRIDDIRELKEKVIYPPQIVKYKVYIIDEAHMITNEGFNALLKILEEPPKHLIFILATTEIDKLPDTIISRCQRFEFKRINNSDIVENINYVLNNLNVEIEEDGINLISELSSGAMRDALSLLDQVVATGKEKITIEDINECLGLVNLNMLFELSQSILNSSKNETIETFRNLVKNGKTPHNIIIDLIKHFRNIILVKSIKKELTTLNDVEYKRYLEHSNKFEMDELIFILENLLDVEDKMKKSDMQNALAELLIIKICSFKRKKSEMEKRIETLENIIKSGNLKVEVIEKEEISNEEEGENVETVENTGEIKNIESETENEDIENTEDIENTKDVEQPTENNDEIYEKIDLTPFKDVLKTTIFKKTVSKLFDESVKEIYFFPKENFLHIDCKEYLFKFGSYKLDENNSFTLKETAVLNEFFTKVNMPVQNSLTIYANFIN; encoded by the coding sequence GTGATTTTGAAACAAGCTATTTATAGAGAGTTTAGGCCTAAAGATTTTACAAGAGTAGTTGGTCAAGCTCATATTGTTGAAATTTTAAAAAATCAAATAAGAACGGGAAATTTAGGACATGCCTATCTTTTTTCAGGAATAAGAGGAACCGGAAAGACAAGTTGTGCTAAAATTTTCGCTCGTGCAGTAAATTGCTTAAATCCAATTGACGGAAATCCTTGTAATGAATGTGAAAATTGTAAAATGATTTTAGAAGACAAGGCTCTTGAAGTTGTAGAGATGGATGCTGCAAGTAACAGACGTATTGACGATATAAGGGAATTAAAGGAAAAAGTAATCTATCCCCCACAAATCGTAAAATACAAAGTTTATATTATAGACGAAGCCCATATGATTACAAATGAAGGCTTCAATGCTCTTTTAAAGATTTTAGAAGAGCCCCCTAAACATTTAATTTTCATTCTTGCGACAACAGAAATTGATAAACTTCCTGATACAATTATTTCAAGATGTCAAAGATTTGAGTTTAAAAGGATTAATAATTCAGACATTGTTGAAAATATAAACTATGTTTTAAATAATCTAAATGTTGAGATAGAAGAAGATGGAATCAATTTAATTTCTGAGCTTTCTTCAGGCGCAATGAGAGATGCTTTAAGTCTTTTAGATCAAGTTGTAGCAACCGGAAAAGAAAAAATTACTATTGAAGATATTAATGAATGTTTAGGACTTGTAAACTTAAATATGTTGTTTGAACTCTCACAGTCAATTTTGAATTCATCTAAAAACGAAACTATTGAAACTTTTAGAAATTTGGTAAAAAATGGAAAAACTCCACATAATATAATCATCGATTTAATCAAACATTTTAGAAATATAATTTTAGTAAAGAGCATAAAAAAAGAACTTACAACACTAAATGATGTTGAGTACAAGCGATATTTAGAACATTCAAATAAATTTGAAATGGATGAACTTATTTTCATTTTAGAAAATCTTTTAGATGTTGAAGATAAGATGAAGAAAAGTGATATGCAAAATGCTCTGGCTGAACTTTTAATTATAAAAATCTGTTCATTTAAAAGAAAAAAATCCGAAATGGAAAAGAGAATTGAAACTCTTGAAAATATTATAAAGAGTGGAAATTTAAAAGTTGAAGTTATAGAAAAAGAAGAGATTTCAAATGAAGAAGAAGGAGAAAATGTCGAAACTGTTGAAAATACAGGAGAGATAAAAAATATAGAAAGCGAGACAGAAAACGAAGATATTGAAAATACAGAAGATATAGAAAACACAAAAGATGTAGAGCAACCTACAGAAAATAATGATGAAATTTACGAAAAAATTGATTTAACTCCTTTTAAAGATGTTTTAAAAACAACTATTTTCAAAAAAACTGTTTCTAAACTTTTCGATGAGAGTGTAAAAGAAATTTACTTTTTCCCAAAAGAAAATTTCTTACACATCGACTGTAAAGAGTATTTATTTAAGTTCGGAAGTTATAAGTTGGATGAAAATAATTCTTTCACTTTAAAGGAAACTGCTGTTTTAAACGAATTTTTTACAAAGGTTAATATGCCCGTTCAAAATTCATTGACCATTTATGCAAACTTTATAAATTAG